The genomic window GCGCTGAGGTAGGCGTCCCAATCCATTTCCACGGCGACCGTGGAAATAATGAAATCGAGCGAACCGGCAACCTTTTTCAATTGTCCCGCGTGGCACGAGTTGACGGCATGGTGTGCGCCCATCTGCAAGGATTCATCGCGCTTGGCGTCGGTGGACGTGAAGGCGGTCACCTCGCAACCCCACTTGTTAAGGATTTTCAAAGCCAGATGGCCGAGGCCGCCGATGCCGATCACGCCAACACGCTGCGTGGGCCGCACGTCGTACTGCACCAGCGGATTGAACACGGTGATGCCGGCGCACAACAAAGGACCCGCCTTCATGACATCGAGCCCGGCGGGCAGCGGCGTGGCCCACATGGCCTGACAGCGCACCTTGTCGGCGAATCCGCCATGGTGGCCAACGATGGTCTGCTCGGCATGCGCGCACAGGTTGTGGTCGCCGCGCAGGCAAGCATGGCAGGTCTGACAACTGCCGCTGAACCAACCGAGCCCGACCATGTCACCGACCTTGATATGCCTTACGTTTGCGCCAACTTGTCCGATCTTGCCGACGACCTCATGACCGGGCACCAGTGGGTACTCGCTGTCGCCCCACTCGTTATCTACCATCGACAGATCCGAGTGGCACAGGCCGCAGGCGATGACATCGATTTCGACCTGATCGGGACCGAGCACGCCGGGATCGTACTCGATGCGTTTCAGCCGGCCTTTGGCTTTGTGGACCGCGTAGGCGTTGATCATCGGGATTCACCTGATGGCCCGCCCTGTGGCTTCAACATCCGGCGTAACTGGTCGAGGAGCCGGTCGTCGTCCCACTCACGGCCACCGATGGCACGGTGCGTAACCTGTCCGCGTGGATCAACAATGAAAGTGGTCGGCAAGCCGATCACCGGGTATTTCGCGATGACGCTACCGTCCAAATCGAGTGGCAGCGGAAATGACACCGGGTATTGCCCGGTGAAGGCAAAAACCGTGTTCTCATCCTCTCCCACGTTCACGGCAAGAATCACGATTTCCTCGCTCTTCGCTTTCTGGTGTGCGCGCTCCATGGAGGGCATTTCATAACGGCACGGCGGGCACCACGTGGCCCAGAAGTTGAGCACCACCACCTTGCCACGGTAATCCGAGAGGCGATAGGTCTTGCCGTCTTCGCCCTTCAGTGAGAAATCCGGCGCGGCGAAGGGCTTGTCCAGCGAAGGCAGCGTTTGAATCTTTCCGGTCTCGGCGGCAGCGGCAACTCCTGCGGTGAGCCACAACACAAGCGCCGCAAACCTGCATAGTATGTCCATTCGCTCGCTCACAATTCACCAGGCTTGAGATGAACGTCGGGTGCGCAACGTACGGCCTTGAGGCGTGCCGTGCGCTGCTTTCCATCCTGGCGCCACACGACATCGAGATCAAAATCGGCGCCGGGCTTGAGACCGAAGAGCGTCATGCCCCAGTTGTAATCACCCGGGCGATAGGTCTGGCGGGTAGGCAATAGCGACCACTCAAACGCCAGTTGCGCGGCTTGTGGTGCCTTGCGCGCGAGCCATTCCTTCTGCCAGTCTTCGCGCGTTTTCAGGCCGCGGCGCACGCCGGCCGCGTGCACCGCCCAGTCGCGCAGGCTGTATTCGATGGTGCCCGGCTCCGACGAAGCTGAAATATTCTTGAACACGGTCTGAAACACACAGCTCTGCGCGATCAACTCCGAGTCTTCCACCGAAAAACCGCGCGCCTGGAAGAATCCACGTGTCTGGTCCGGCAACCGCTGCACCAGCCGGATCGAAATGCCCGATTCGACGATCTCCCAATACGGCAGACGCGCCTCTTCATCGGTACCGGTGTTGACCTCTGCCGCCACGGACGCGGCCGTCAACAGCATAAAGACGGATGTAATAACTAATTGTGTGCAAGCCCTGAACATTTTTTCTCACATAATCTGATCCGAGTGCATTTATACTACGGTCAGTCTCCTTGCCCAAAAGGTTTTCGTACTTCGACACGAGACGCTGGCACTAATCGGCAATGTTTAAACACGGGATAATATTTTTCTATGGCTATTAATTGGCTCGGTTTGAGGCGAAACAAGCCTGATGCGGCCACACTCCAGGCAATTTATATCGCCTCGACAGCGGGGGAACCGATGATGTCGGTGAGCGACATCGAGGCCATTGCGAAGCGTGGCCTGAAGGGCGATCGCTACAGCGAAGATCGCGGCCACTGGAAATCGATCGATGGCTGCCAGGTCACGCTCATCACCGAACACGATCTGGAACAGGCGAAAAAGACCGAGGTCGAGTTCCGGGAAGCACTGGATAACGGCAGCCACCGACGCAATCTGGTCATCGCAGGGCTGAAAACGAAACATCTGGAAGGGAAGGAATTCCGTATTGGCTCAGCCGTGTTCCGCTACGACAAACCCCGCCCGCCGTGCGCCTACCTCGATCAGATTGCCGGCAAGGGCATGTGCCGGGCGTTGAGCCACAACAGCGGCGTTTGCATCCGCGTTATTACCGGCGGCACACTTGCGGTGGGAGACGCCGTGGAAATCATGGGAGACTGACCGCATGAGCGAAGAACTCGACGTGATCATCCTCGGCGCCGGCACCGCCGGCCTGTCGGCGCTACGCGAGGTCAGGAAGCGCACGCAACGTTTCGTCATCGTCAACGACGGGCCGTGGGGCACCGTGTGTGCGCGCGTCGGCTGCATGCCATCCAAGGCACTGATCGAGGCCGCCAATGCCTACCACCGCCGCACGAGTTTCGCGGAATTCGGCATCACCGGTGCCGAAAACTTGACGGCCGACATCCCCGCGGTGCTGCGGCGCGTGCGCCGTTTGCGCGACGACTTTGTGCGCGGCACCCTCAAGGCCACCGACGATCTGGGCGAGCGCGCCATCTCCGGCCGCGCGCGCCTGCTCGGTCCCGGCCGGGTGGAAGTGAACGGCCGCGAGCTGCGCGCGCGCCATGTCATTATCGCCACCGGCTCGCGCCCGGTGGTGCCGGCGCCGTGGCGGGCGCTGGGCGAGCGGCTGCTCACCAGCGACACGCTGTTCGAACAGGAAAACCTGCCGGCGCGCATCGCGGTGATCGGCCTCGGTGCCATCGGCGTCGAGATCGCGCAGGCGCTGTCCCGGCTCGGCGTGGACGTGGTCGGATTCGACGGCGCGCAAACGGCCGCGGGCCTGAGCGATCCCGCGGTCAACAGCGTTGCCACCGGCCTGCTGCGGCGCGAGTTCCCGCTGCACCTGGGCGCGAACGCGGAACTCGCCGCCGCCGGCAACGGCGTGCGGGTGCGCGCCGGCGCTACCGAGATCACGGTCGATCGGGCGGTGGCCGCCCTCGGACGGCGCCCGAACATTGACGACATCGGACTCGAGACACTCGGCGTCGAGCTCGACAAGCGCGGCCTGCCGCCGGTCAACCGCGGCACCCAGCAGGTGGCCGACCTGCCGGTGTTCCTCGCCGGCGACGCCAACGGCCACGCGCCGTTGCTGCACGAGGCGGCCGACGACGGCCACATCGCCGGACTCAACGCCATGCGGCCGACGCCGGCCTGCTTCGAGCGCCGCACGCCGCTCGCCATCGTCTTTTCCGATCCCAACATCGCATCGGTAGGCCGGCGCTTTCAGGAACTCGAGGACGGAAGTTATTTCACCGGTGAGGTGCGTTTCGAAAACCAGGGCCGGGCGCGCGCCGCTCAGCGCAACCACGGCATCCTGCGCGTCTATGCCGGACGCGACGACGGCCGGCTGCTCGGCGCCGAGATGTGCGCCCCCGCCGGTGAGCACCTGGCGCATCTGCTGGCGCTCGCGATCCAGCGCGCGTTCACGGTGCGCGAGTTGCTGCGCCTGCCCTTCTATCACCCGGTGCTGGAAGAAGGGCTGCGCACCGCGCTGCGCGACCTGGCGGCGCAGCTGCCGCCCGCCGGCGAATCGGATCTCGCCGCCTGCGAAGCGCTCGGGGCCGAGGCGCTGGAGTGACGCGGGGCGCAAAAAATCCACGGAAAATTAATGGAAAAAATTTTCCGTGCTCCGTATTGAAAACCGGTAAACCCGATCTTACTCTGCATGGCTTATTCGTGTTGCGAACGTATTGAACCAAATCGCTCAAGGAAGTCACACCCATGATGGACGTATCGATGGAAGGTTTCACGCCCTGGGCCGCGCTCGCCGGCGGCACCCTGATCGGGCTCGCGGCGATCTGCTGTGGCGCGTGCTGTTTTTCTTCGGCCTGCTCACGGGCGGTCTGGTTACGTTGTGGTGGTGGCCGGCGGCGCTCGACATCCGTATCGACGTCTCGACCCCGGCGGTGATTCTCGCCGGCCTGCTGGTTGGGCTCGGCGCCCGCATCGGCAGCGGCTGCACCAGCGGCCACGGCGTCTGCGGCGTCGGAAGGCTGGCGCCGCGTTCGATCGTGGCGAGCGCGGCGTTCGTGTCGACCGCCATGCTCACGGTATACGTGGTGCGCCACGTGCTCGGGGGGATCTGATCATGCTCGGACTCGCGGGAACATTCTGCTCCGGTCTGCTGTTCGCCATCGGCCTCGGCATCGCCGGCATGACGCTGCCGCAGAAAGTGCTGGCCTTTCTCGACGTGACCGGCGACTGGGACCCGAGCTTGGCGCTGGTGATGATCAGCTCGGCCGGCATTTATCTTGTGTTGCACCGGCTGGTGCTGCGCCGCGGTCAGCCGCTTGCCAGCCCCAAATTCTACATGCCCACGCGCCGCGACATCGACGCGCCGCTGGTGGTGGGCGCAGCCATGTTTGGCATCGGCTGGGGCCTGGTCGGCCTGTGCCCGGGCCCGGCGGTGGCCGCGCTCGCGAGCTGGCACGAGGACGCGCTGGTGTTCTTCGTTTCCATGATCGCCGGCATGTACGCCTACGGCACGCTCCACGTGATCGGCAGCCACGACCCCGACGGCGGCGCGAGCGCGCTCGACCTGCTGCTCGGCAAGCGCTGAGTACCGCCCAACCCGACAAACCAAGGAGGTGGCATGATCTTCAGACAACTGTTAGAACCGGTTTCCAGTACCTACACCTACCTGCTCGGCTGCGAGGAAACGCGCCAGGCGATGCTGATCGACGCGGTGCTGGCCACCTGGCAGCGCGATCTCGAGGAACTGAACAAGCTCGGTTTGAAGCTTGCCTGCACGTTCGATTCCCACATCCATGCCGATCACATCAGCGCCGCGCGCAAACTCAAGATGGAGGCCGGCAGCCGCATCGCGCACCCGGCGTTCGACAATCTCGCCTGTGCCGACGTGGGGCTCGAGGAGGGCAAACCGTTCGAACTAGGCAGCATCCGGGTGGAGCCGCTGTTCACGCCGGGACACACCGACGGGCACCACGCCTACCGGGTGGACGGCCGCGTGCTCACCGGCGACGCGCTGCTGATCGACGGCTGTGGGCGCACCGACTTCCAGAACGGCGACGCGCCCACCCTTTACCGCAGCGTGCGCGACAAGCTGTTCGCCCTGCCCGAGGACACGCTGGTGTACCCGGCGCACGACTACCAGGGCCGGCGGGTATCCAGTGTCGGCCAGGAGAAGACGCGCAACCCGCGTCTCGGCGGCGACAAGCCGCTGGCCGAGTTCGTGAAGATCATGCAGGAATTGAAACTTGCCTATCCGAAGTTCATCGACTACGCGGTGCCGGGCAACCGCGAGTGCGGCAAGTGTCCGTACGGCGTGCCGGAGAACCTGCAGGAGTACTGCGCGCAGATCGGCGAGAGCGTGCAGGGTTGATCCGGCCCCTCCCGGTCGTGAATGACGCGCTGGAAATAATCGACCCGGTGTAACAGTAAATCACTCCGGGATTGCGGCGGCGCCGTCAGTCGCCGTGGTTCTTTTGCCTGATCGAAGCCGCGAAATCGAGCATGCGCTGCGTGGCGCGCAGCGCCTTCACCCGCACCGCCTCTTCCACGTTCACCTCGTTCGCGCCCGTTTCCAGCACGTCAGCAAGGTTGGCCAGCAAGTTCATTGCCATCCACGGGCAATGCGCGCAACTCTCGCAGGTAGCGCCCTCACCCGCGGTGGGCGCGGCCATGAGGATCTTGCCCGGCGCGGCCTGCTGCATCTTGTAGAAAATCCCGCGGTCGGTAGCCACGATCAGACGCTGGTTCGGCAGGGTTTTCGCCGCCTGGATCAACTGGCTGGTCGAGCCGATGACGTCGGCCAGATCCAGCACCGCCGTCGGCGACTCGGGGTGCGCGATGATCGCGGCGTCGGGATGCTGGCGCTTGAGCGCCGCCAGCGCCTCGCCCTTGAACTCGTCGTGCACCACACACGTGGCGTTCCACATCAGCATGTCCGCGCCGGTAACGCTTTGAATATATTTGCCGAGGTGCTTGTCCGGCGCCCACAGGATTTTTTCACCACGTGCCTTGAGATGCTCAATCAACTTTACCGCAATGCTCGAGGTCACCACCCAGTCCGCGCGCGCTTTGACCTCGGCGCTGGTATTGGAATACACCACGACCTGGCGGTCGGGATGGGCGTCGCAGAAGGGAATGAACAGGGACGCCGGGCAGCCGAGGTCGAGCGAGCACTCGGCCTGCAGCGTCGGCATGAGCACGCGCTTTTCGGGGTTGAGGATTTTCGCGGTCTCACCCATGAAGCGCACCCCGGCAACCACCAGCGTGCGCGCCGGATGGTCGTGGCCGAAGCGCGCCATCTCGAGCGAATCCGACACGCAACCGCCGGTCTCCTCGGCCAGGCGCTGCAAATCTTCGTCGACGTAGTAGTGCGCCACCAGCACGGCGTCCCGCTCCTTGAGCAGGCGCTTGATGCGGCTGCGCAGGCGCGTACGCTCCTCCTCCGAAGCCGGCGGGGGCGGCGGTGTTGCCGGTAGCTTGACGGCCACCGGGATGGGAATTTCAGCTCGCTGGTTCACGCTCTACCTCTGGTTCGCGGCTGGTGGGCCGTCTCAGAATCAATCTGCTTCACCATCATTTAATCACCCGGTGGTGATGGCAATCAATTATCGGTCAAGTGCGCAGATTTAAACCACCGCAACGGTGTGTGTATCAGCGTCCTTTGCAACAGCAGTAAGCAAAACTTATGACGTCCGTGTCTTTTGTCCACGCATCTGCTCCAGCACCAACAGCAGCGAGCTCGTGTCCTGCTCGCCGAAGCCGCTGGCCATGAGGGCGTCGAGCTGCTGCATCACCTGCGCGGTGACGGGCATTGGCAGGCCGGCGTCACGCGCGATTTTGAGCGCGACGCCAATATCCTTGTGGTGCAGCGCGGCGATAATGCCGGCGGCGAAATCACGCTCGACCATCTTCTTGCCCAACACATCAAGCATGCGGCTCGCACCCAGCCCGGTCATGACCGCCTCGCGTACCTTGGCCGGGTCCGCGCCCTGCTCGCGCGCAAACAAGAGTGCCTCGGCCGCACCCTGCAGGCAGGCAAGCTGGGCGATCTGGTTGGCGAGCTTGGTTACCTGTCCGGTTCCCAAAGGACCCATGTGGAAGATGGTCTTGCCCATGCATTCCAGCAACGGTTTCACGCGCTCGAAAACAGTCTTTTCACTGCCGACGAAAAACGTGAGCGAGGCCGCCTTGGCCCCGGCCACGCCGCCCGAGACCGGCGCGTCCAGCATGGCAATGCCACGCTCGGCCAGGCGCTGGCCAACGCTCCGCGCGATCGCGGGCGAAATGGTGCTCATATCCACCATGATCATGCCGGGCAGATCACTCTGAACGATCCCGTCCGGCCCGAGCGCCACTGATTCGACG from Sulfuricaulis sp. includes these protein-coding regions:
- a CDS encoding NAD(P)-dependent alcohol dehydrogenase, translated to MINAYAVHKAKGRLKRIEYDPGVLGPDQVEIDVIACGLCHSDLSMVDNEWGDSEYPLVPGHEVVGKIGQVGANVRHIKVGDMVGLGWFSGSCQTCHACLRGDHNLCAHAEQTIVGHHGGFADKVRCQAMWATPLPAGLDVMKAGPLLCAGITVFNPLVQYDVRPTQRVGVIGIGGLGHLALKILNKWGCEVTAFTSTDAKRDESLQMGAHHAVNSCHAGQLKKVAGSLDFIISTVAVEMDWDAYLSALAPKGRLHIVGAVTEPLSVPAFALIGGQHSLSGTPTGAPATMRTMLDFCARHRIEPVTEIFPMSHVNEAMAHLRTGKARYRVVLENDLAGK
- a CDS encoding peroxiredoxin, with the protein product MDILCRFAALVLWLTAGVAAAAETGKIQTLPSLDKPFAAPDFSLKGEDGKTYRLSDYRGKVVVLNFWATWCPPCRYEMPSMERAHQKAKSEEIVILAVNVGEDENTVFAFTGQYPVSFPLPLDLDGSVIAKYPVIGLPTTFIVDPRGQVTHRAIGGREWDDDRLLDQLRRMLKPQGGPSGESR
- the nadA gene encoding quinolinate synthase NadA, coding for MNQRAEIPIPVAVKLPATPPPPPASEEERTRLRSRIKRLLKERDAVLVAHYYVDEDLQRLAEETGGCVSDSLEMARFGHDHPARTLVVAGVRFMGETAKILNPEKRVLMPTLQAECSLDLGCPASLFIPFCDAHPDRQVVVYSNTSAEVKARADWVVTSSIAVKLIEHLKARGEKILWAPDKHLGKYIQSVTGADMLMWNATCVVHDEFKGEALAALKRQHPDAAIIAHPESPTAVLDLADVIGSTSQLIQAAKTLPNQRLIVATDRGIFYKMQQAAPGKILMAAPTAGEGATCESCAHCPWMAMNLLANLADVLETGANEVNVEEAVRVKALRATQRMLDFAASIRQKNHGD
- a CDS encoding DUF6691 family protein gives rise to the protein MLGLAGTFCSGLLFAIGLGIAGMTLPQKVLAFLDVTGDWDPSLALVMISSAGIYLVLHRLVLRRGQPLASPKFYMPTRRDIDAPLVVGAAMFGIGWGLVGLCPGPAVAALASWHEDALVFFVSMIAGMYAYGTLHVIGSHDPDGGASALDLLLGKR
- a CDS encoding NAD(P)-dependent oxidoreductase produces the protein MRLGFIGLGNMGGEMARHLLAAGHTLNVYARGERSRAHAGRLGLTPLPTPAEVARTSEVVFTMVTAGVDVESVALGPDGIVQSDLPGMIMVDMSTISPAIARSVGQRLAERGIAMLDAPVSGGVAGAKAASLTFFVGSEKTVFERVKPLLECMGKTIFHMGPLGTGQVTKLANQIAQLACLQGAAEALLFAREQGADPAKVREAVMTGLGASRMLDVLGKKMVERDFAAGIIAALHHKDIGVALKIARDAGLPMPVTAQVMQQLDALMASGFGEQDTSSLLLVLEQMRGQKTRTS
- a CDS encoding MOSC domain-containing protein, with protein sequence MAINWLGLRRNKPDAATLQAIYIASTAGEPMMSVSDIEAIAKRGLKGDRYSEDRGHWKSIDGCQVTLITEHDLEQAKKTEVEFREALDNGSHRRNLVIAGLKTKHLEGKEFRIGSAVFRYDKPRPPCAYLDQIAGKGMCRALSHNSGVCIRVITGGTLAVGDAVEIMGD
- a CDS encoding dihydrolipoyl dehydrogenase; its protein translation is MSEELDVIILGAGTAGLSALREVRKRTQRFVIVNDGPWGTVCARVGCMPSKALIEAANAYHRRTSFAEFGITGAENLTADIPAVLRRVRRLRDDFVRGTLKATDDLGERAISGRARLLGPGRVEVNGRELRARHVIIATGSRPVVPAPWRALGERLLTSDTLFEQENLPARIAVIGLGAIGVEIAQALSRLGVDVVGFDGAQTAAGLSDPAVNSVATGLLRREFPLHLGANAELAAAGNGVRVRAGATEITVDRAVAALGRRPNIDDIGLETLGVELDKRGLPPVNRGTQQVADLPVFLAGDANGHAPLLHEAADDGHIAGLNAMRPTPACFERRTPLAIVFSDPNIASVGRRFQELEDGSYFTGEVRFENQGRARAAQRNHGILRVYAGRDDGRLLGAEMCAPAGEHLAHLLALAIQRAFTVRELLRLPFYHPVLEEGLRTALRDLAAQLPPAGESDLAACEALGAEALE
- a CDS encoding MBL fold metallo-hydrolase, with translation MIFRQLLEPVSSTYTYLLGCEETRQAMLIDAVLATWQRDLEELNKLGLKLACTFDSHIHADHISAARKLKMEAGSRIAHPAFDNLACADVGLEEGKPFELGSIRVEPLFTPGHTDGHHAYRVDGRVLTGDALLIDGCGRTDFQNGDAPTLYRSVRDKLFALPEDTLVYPAHDYQGRRVSSVGQEKTRNPRLGGDKPLAEFVKIMQELKLAYPKFIDYAVPGNRECGKCPYGVPENLQEYCAQIGESVQG